From a region of the Streptomyces tirandamycinicus genome:
- a CDS encoding antitoxin, with product MGIMDTLKAKLAPAREKFSDLAHQHGHRIEHGLDKAAQTVDHRTKGKYSDKIESGTGKAKEALDRLAHKDDGTPKGGEGTPPPAS from the coding sequence ATGGGCATCATGGACACGCTGAAGGCCAAGCTCGCCCCCGCCAGGGAGAAGTTCTCCGACCTCGCCCACCAGCACGGGCACAGGATCGAGCACGGTTTGGACAAGGCCGCACAGACGGTCGACCATCGGACCAAGGGCAAGTACAGCGACAAGATCGAGTCGGGTACCGGCAAGGCCAAGGAGGCCCTGGACCGCCTCGCCCACAAGGACGACGGCACCCCGAAGGGCGGCGAAGGCACCCCGCCACCGGCTTCCTGA
- the miaB gene encoding tRNA (N6-isopentenyl adenosine(37)-C2)-methylthiotransferase MiaB: MSAKTYEVRTYGCQMNVHDSERLSGLLEDAGYVRAPEGTGEGEADVIVFNTCAVRENADNRLYGNLGRLAPMKARRPGMQIAVGGCLAQKDRDTIVTKAPWVDVVFGTHNIGKLPVLLERARVQEEAQVEIAESLEAFPSTLPTRRESAYAAWVSISVGCNNTCTFCIVPALRGKEKDRRPGDILAEVEALVSEGVSEITLLGQNVNAYGSDIGDREAFSKLLRACGRVEGLERVRFTSPHPRDFTDDVIAAMAETPNVMPQLHMPLQSGSDTVLKAMRRSYRQERYLGIIEKVRAAIPHAAISTDIIVGFPGETEEDFEETLHVVREARFAQAFTFQYSKRPGTPAAEMDGQIPKEVVQARYERLVALQEEISWEENKKQVGRVLEVMAAEGEGRKDGATHRLSGRAPDNRLVHFTKPAEEVRPGDVVTVAITYAAPHHLLAEGEAISVRRTRAGDAWEKRHAGPQQPAGVMLGLPAVGVPAPLPAPTGGCSAVS; encoded by the coding sequence ATGAGCGCGAAGACTTACGAGGTGCGCACCTACGGGTGCCAGATGAACGTCCACGACTCCGAACGGCTGTCCGGCCTGCTGGAGGACGCGGGCTATGTCCGGGCGCCCGAGGGCACGGGTGAGGGCGAGGCGGATGTCATCGTCTTCAACACCTGCGCGGTCCGGGAGAACGCCGACAACAGGTTGTACGGCAACCTCGGGCGGCTCGCCCCGATGAAGGCCCGGCGGCCGGGTATGCAGATCGCCGTCGGCGGCTGTCTGGCCCAGAAGGACCGCGACACCATCGTCACGAAGGCGCCGTGGGTCGACGTCGTCTTCGGCACGCACAACATCGGCAAGCTGCCCGTGCTGCTGGAGCGCGCCCGCGTACAGGAAGAGGCGCAGGTCGAGATCGCCGAGTCGCTGGAGGCCTTCCCCTCCACGCTGCCGACGCGCCGCGAGAGCGCGTACGCGGCATGGGTGTCCATCTCCGTCGGGTGCAACAACACCTGCACCTTCTGCATCGTGCCCGCGCTGCGCGGCAAGGAGAAGGACCGCCGCCCCGGCGACATCCTCGCCGAGGTCGAGGCGCTGGTCTCCGAGGGCGTCTCGGAGATCACCCTGCTCGGCCAGAACGTCAACGCGTACGGTTCCGACATCGGAGACCGCGAGGCGTTCTCCAAGCTGCTGCGCGCCTGCGGAAGGGTCGAGGGCCTGGAGCGCGTCCGCTTCACCTCCCCGCACCCGCGCGACTTCACGGACGACGTGATCGCCGCGATGGCCGAGACCCCCAACGTGATGCCGCAGCTGCACATGCCGCTGCAGTCCGGCTCGGACACGGTGCTCAAGGCGATGCGCCGCTCGTACCGGCAGGAGCGCTACCTCGGGATCATCGAGAAGGTCCGCGCGGCGATCCCGCACGCCGCCATCTCCACCGACATCATCGTGGGCTTCCCCGGCGAGACCGAGGAGGACTTCGAGGAGACCCTGCACGTCGTCCGCGAGGCCCGCTTCGCCCAGGCCTTCACCTTCCAGTACTCCAAGCGACCCGGCACCCCGGCCGCCGAGATGGACGGGCAGATCCCGAAGGAGGTCGTCCAGGCGCGCTACGAGCGGCTGGTGGCCCTCCAGGAGGAGATCTCCTGGGAGGAGAACAAGAAGCAGGTCGGCCGGGTCCTGGAGGTGATGGCGGCCGAGGGCGAGGGGCGCAAGGACGGCGCCACGCACCGGCTGTCGGGCCGCGCGCCGGACAACCGCCTGGTGCACTTCACCAAGCCCGCCGAAGAGGTGCGGCCGGGCGACGTCGTGACCGTCGCGATCACGTACGCGGCCCCGCACCATCTGCTGGCCGAGGGCGAGGCGATCTCCGTGCGCCGTACCCGGGCCGGCGACGCCTGGGAGAAGCGGCACGCCGGCCCGCAGCAGCCCGCCGGCGTGATGCTGGGCCTCCCCGCGGTCGGCGTCCCCGCCCCGCTGCCTGCCCCGACGGGCGGCTGCTCGGCGGTGAGCTGA
- a CDS encoding amino acid ABC transporter permease — MFDFLDMDALLGAFWVTVKLTVYSAIGSLIWGTLLAGMRVSPVPLMRVVGTAYVNVVRNIPLTVVILFTSLGLYSTLGVALGGADFEAINFRLAVLGLIAYTAAFVCEALRSGINTVPVGQAEAARALGLSFGQVLTLIVLPQAFRSVVNPLANVLIALTKNTTVASVIGVAEAAYLMKGWIETYAALIPIAAVFAFGFICLTLPTGLVLGWVSRKVAVKR, encoded by the coding sequence GTGTTCGACTTTCTTGATATGGACGCCCTGCTGGGCGCCTTCTGGGTGACGGTGAAGCTCACCGTCTACTCGGCCATAGGCTCCCTGATATGGGGAACCCTGCTGGCCGGCATGCGGGTCAGCCCGGTGCCGCTGATGCGGGTCGTCGGCACCGCGTACGTGAACGTCGTGCGCAACATCCCGCTCACCGTCGTCATCCTCTTCACCTCGCTGGGCCTCTACTCCACCCTCGGCGTCGCGCTGGGCGGAGCCGACTTCGAGGCGATCAACTTCCGGCTGGCGGTGCTCGGCCTGATCGCCTACACCGCGGCCTTCGTGTGCGAGGCCCTGCGGTCCGGCATCAACACCGTGCCCGTCGGCCAGGCGGAGGCGGCCCGGGCCCTGGGGCTGAGCTTCGGCCAGGTCCTCACGCTGATCGTGCTTCCGCAGGCCTTCCGGTCGGTCGTCAACCCGCTGGCCAACGTGCTGATCGCACTGACCAAGAACACCACCGTCGCCTCGGTGATCGGGGTCGCGGAGGCCGCGTACCTGATGAAGGGCTGGATCGAGACGTACGCCGCCCTGATCCCGATCGCCGCGGTCTTCGCGTTCGGCTTCATCTGCCTCACGCTGCCGACCGGACTGGTGCTCGGCTGGGTGAGCAGGAAGGTGGCGGTGAAGCGATGA
- a CDS encoding sensor histidine kinase, translating to MRTRLLPLLIVLMAGVLLALGFPLAVSLAAAEQQRVVVDRLDDTARFAAQAQFVTEGVTGHAERRTTLEEELTRYNDVYGIHAGVFHRSDDAMARAPRHWEVPETGVGRQAFAEALLGRRSHDPPQVWPWQQDGRIVVASPVVRDGDVVAVVVTDSPTGQLRSRILRGWLLIAAGESAAMLVAVGAAFRLTGWVLRPVRILDAATHGIATGRMNSRVAAAGGPPELRRLARSFNEMADNVELVLEQQRAFVADASHQLRNPLAALLLRIELLALELPEGNEEIASVRTEGKRLARVLDDLLDLALAEHASADIRLTDIRLTDIGELAAERVAAWRPLAEEKGVRLRGQGPAVTAWADPIALSSALDAVIDNALKFTPEGEEVTVTASADGRTSTIVVADGGPGLTEEELTRVGDRFWRSGRHQNVKGSGLGLSITRALLSAGGGSIAYAHNEPRGLRVTVTLPRNPPTA from the coding sequence TTGCGTACCCGCCTTCTTCCGCTGCTCATCGTCCTCATGGCGGGCGTCCTGCTGGCTCTGGGATTCCCGCTCGCCGTGAGTCTGGCGGCGGCCGAGCAGCAGCGGGTGGTGGTCGACCGGCTGGACGACACGGCACGGTTCGCCGCCCAGGCCCAGTTCGTCACCGAGGGCGTCACGGGGCATGCCGAACGCCGGACCACCCTCGAGGAGGAGCTGACCCGCTACAACGACGTGTACGGGATCCACGCCGGCGTCTTCCACCGCAGTGACGACGCCATGGCCCGGGCCCCCCGGCACTGGGAGGTCCCGGAGACGGGGGTGGGCCGTCAGGCGTTCGCCGAGGCCCTGCTCGGCCGGCGCAGCCACGACCCGCCGCAGGTCTGGCCGTGGCAGCAGGACGGCCGGATCGTGGTCGCCTCGCCGGTGGTGCGCGACGGCGACGTCGTCGCGGTCGTCGTCACCGACTCGCCCACGGGGCAGCTGCGCTCCCGCATCCTGCGCGGCTGGCTGCTCATCGCGGCCGGCGAGTCCGCGGCGATGCTCGTCGCCGTGGGCGCCGCGTTCCGGCTCACCGGGTGGGTGCTGAGGCCGGTGCGCATCCTGGACGCCGCCACCCACGGCATAGCGACCGGCCGGATGAACTCCCGGGTCGCCGCGGCCGGAGGCCCGCCGGAACTCCGGCGGCTGGCCCGCTCGTTCAACGAGATGGCCGACAACGTCGAGCTGGTGCTGGAGCAACAGCGCGCGTTCGTCGCCGACGCCTCGCACCAGCTCCGCAACCCCCTCGCCGCCCTGCTGCTGAGGATCGAGCTCCTCGCCCTCGAACTGCCCGAGGGCAACGAGGAGATCGCCTCGGTGCGCACGGAGGGCAAGCGGCTCGCCCGGGTCCTGGACGACCTGCTGGACCTGGCCCTCGCCGAGCACGCCTCCGCCGACATCCGGCTCACCGACATCCGGCTCACCGACATCGGCGAGCTGGCCGCCGAGCGCGTCGCCGCCTGGCGGCCGCTGGCGGAGGAGAAGGGGGTGCGGCTCCGGGGCCAGGGGCCGGCCGTCACCGCCTGGGCCGACCCGATCGCGCTCTCCAGCGCCCTGGACGCCGTGATCGACAACGCGCTGAAGTTCACCCCCGAGGGGGAGGAGGTCACGGTCACCGCCTCGGCGGACGGCAGGACCTCCACGATCGTGGTCGCCGACGGCGGGCCGGGGCTCACCGAGGAGGAGCTCACCCGGGTCGGCGACCGCTTCTGGCGCAGCGGCCGCCACCAGAACGTCAAGGGCTCCGGTCTCGGACTCTCCATCACCCGCGCTCTGCTCTCCGCGGGCGGCGGGTCGATCGCGTACGCGCACAACGAGCCCCGCGGGCTGCGGGTGACGGTCACGCTGCCGCGCAATCCGCCGACGGCCTGA
- a CDS encoding amino acid ABC transporter permease — protein MTSVLYDAPGARAKVRNVGYTVLFVAVLALVAWWVYDGLNSKGQLDWAKWEPFFTSSQPYTAYLWPGLQNTLIAATLSLVIALPLGAVFGIARLSDHRWVRAVAGTVVEFFRAIPVLILMLFANQAYSDFTDISSDVRPLYAVVTGLVLYNASVLAEIVRAGIQSLPRGQTDAAKAIGMRKGQTMRYVLLPQSVTAMLPAIVSQMVVIVKDTALGGAMLSFSELLSSVRPMSANYGANTIASFTVVAVIFVALNFALTSAAGWLERKLRRGKKSTGAVVHAGPGGGLEAVKAPGGGVSTRGDFTSGAGGG, from the coding sequence ATGACTTCCGTTCTCTACGACGCTCCGGGCGCCCGCGCCAAGGTGCGCAACGTCGGATACACGGTTCTGTTCGTCGCCGTGCTCGCGCTGGTCGCGTGGTGGGTGTACGACGGCCTGAACTCCAAGGGCCAGCTCGACTGGGCCAAGTGGGAGCCGTTCTTCACGAGTTCCCAGCCGTACACGGCGTACCTCTGGCCCGGACTGCAGAACACCCTGATCGCCGCGACGCTCTCACTGGTCATCGCGCTGCCGCTCGGTGCGGTCTTCGGCATCGCCCGGCTCTCCGACCACCGGTGGGTCCGCGCCGTCGCCGGCACGGTGGTGGAGTTCTTCCGCGCCATCCCCGTGCTGATCCTGATGCTGTTCGCCAACCAGGCGTACTCCGACTTCACCGACATCAGCAGCGATGTGCGCCCGCTGTACGCGGTGGTCACCGGCCTGGTGCTGTACAACGCCTCGGTCCTCGCGGAGATCGTCCGGGCGGGCATCCAGTCCCTTCCGCGGGGCCAGACGGACGCCGCCAAGGCGATCGGCATGCGCAAGGGGCAGACGATGCGGTACGTGCTGCTGCCGCAGTCGGTGACGGCCATGCTCCCGGCGATCGTCAGCCAGATGGTGGTCATCGTGAAGGACACCGCCCTCGGCGGCGCGATGCTCTCCTTCTCCGAACTGCTCTCCTCCGTCCGGCCGATGAGCGCCAACTACGGCGCCAACACCATCGCCAGCTTCACCGTCGTCGCCGTCATCTTCGTCGCGCTGAACTTCGCCCTCACCTCCGCGGCGGGGTGGCTGGAGCGCAAGCTGCGGCGCGGCAAGAAGAGCACGGGCGCCGTCGTCCACGCCGGTCCGGGCGGCGGTCTGGAGGCCGTCAAGGCTCCCGGCGGCGGCGTCTCCACGCGGGGCGACTTCACGTCCGGCGCCGGAGGCGGCTGA
- a CDS encoding class III extradiol dioxygenase subunit B-like domain-containing protein, translated as MLVAAAICPSPPLLVPDVAAGAAPELDTARTACVDALGVLAASRPQVLLVVGPAGPGELPGPRVQGTPGSFEGFGVPVPVRLGAPAGPLPEGRLPAALAVGAWLLDRARWSCAPVEGLAVDTGLPAATCLETGRQLAGRAPRVALLVMGDGSACRSRKAPGYLDERAAPFDAQAARALGAADTAGLASLDEALARELGAAGRAPWQVLAGAAEGARLSGRLLYEDAPYGVGYVVATWS; from the coding sequence ATGCTTGTCGCCGCCGCCATCTGCCCCAGCCCTCCGCTCCTGGTGCCCGATGTGGCCGCCGGCGCCGCACCCGAGCTCGACACGGCCCGGACCGCGTGCGTCGACGCGCTGGGTGTGCTGGCTGCCTCGCGCCCCCAAGTGCTGCTCGTGGTGGGCCCCGCCGGCCCCGGTGAGCTGCCCGGACCCCGTGTCCAGGGGACACCCGGATCCTTCGAGGGCTTCGGCGTGCCCGTCCCGGTGCGCCTGGGTGCCCCCGCGGGGCCCTTGCCGGAGGGGAGGCTGCCCGCGGCACTGGCCGTCGGAGCCTGGCTCCTGGACCGGGCGCGCTGGTCCTGCGCCCCGGTGGAGGGGCTCGCCGTGGACACCGGTCTGCCGGCCGCGACGTGCCTGGAGACCGGGCGCCAGCTCGCCGGGCGGGCCCCGCGGGTCGCGCTGCTCGTCATGGGCGACGGCAGCGCCTGCCGCAGCCGGAAGGCGCCCGGGTATCTGGACGAGCGGGCGGCGCCCTTCGACGCGCAGGCCGCCCGGGCGCTCGGCGCCGCGGATACCGCGGGTCTCGCCTCCCTCGACGAGGCACTGGCCCGCGAGCTCGGGGCGGCCGGCCGCGCACCGTGGCAGGTCCTCGCGGGAGCGGCCGAGGGCGCCCGCCTGAGCGGAAGGCTTCTCTACGAGGACGCCCCGTACGGCGTCGGGTACGTCGTCGCCACCTGGTCCTGA
- a CDS encoding amino acid ABC transporter ATP-binding protein, which produces MSGVSVTKGAEDAVPATTDLVVLSNVNKHFGALHVLQDIDLTITRGEVVVVIGPSGSGKSTLCRTINRLETIDSGSITIDGKPLPDEGRELARLRADVGMVFQSFNLFAHKTVLENVMLGQLKVRRTDKKSAEEKARGLLDRVGVGSQADKYPAQLSGGQQQRVAIARALAMNPKVMLFDEPTSALDPEMINEVLEVMQQLARDGMTMVVVTHEMGFARSAANRVVFMADGRIVEEATPEEFFSNPRSDRAKDFLSKILHH; this is translated from the coding sequence ATGAGCGGAGTGTCAGTCACCAAGGGCGCCGAGGACGCCGTGCCGGCCACGACGGACCTGGTCGTACTGAGCAACGTCAACAAGCACTTCGGCGCGCTGCATGTACTCCAGGACATCGACCTGACGATCACGCGCGGCGAGGTCGTTGTCGTCATCGGGCCCTCCGGGTCCGGCAAGTCCACGCTGTGCCGCACCATCAACCGGCTGGAGACGATCGACTCCGGTTCGATCACGATCGACGGAAAGCCGCTGCCCGACGAGGGCAGGGAGCTGGCCCGGCTGCGCGCCGATGTCGGCATGGTCTTCCAGTCGTTCAACCTCTTCGCGCACAAGACGGTGCTGGAGAACGTCATGCTGGGCCAGCTGAAGGTCCGGCGGACGGACAAGAAGTCCGCCGAGGAGAAGGCCCGGGGCCTGCTCGACCGGGTGGGCGTCGGCTCGCAGGCCGACAAGTACCCGGCGCAGCTCTCCGGCGGTCAGCAGCAGCGGGTCGCGATCGCACGGGCCCTGGCGATGAACCCCAAGGTCATGCTGTTCGACGAGCCCACGTCCGCGCTCGACCCCGAGATGATCAACGAGGTCCTCGAGGTCATGCAGCAGCTGGCACGGGACGGCATGACGATGGTCGTCGTCACCCACGAGATGGGTTTCGCACGCAGCGCCGCCAACCGCGTCGTCTTCATGGCCGACGGCCGGATCGTCGAAGAGGCGACACCGGAGGAGTTCTTCAGCAACCCGCGCAGCGACCGGGCCAAGGACTTCCTTTCGAAGATCCTGCACCACTGA
- the miaA gene encoding tRNA (adenosine(37)-N6)-dimethylallyltransferase MiaA, whose amino-acid sequence MRSTAPAPRVIAVVGPTAAGKSDLGVHLARQLGGEVVNADSMQLYRGMDIGTAKLTEEERGGVPHHLLDIWDVTETASVAEYQRLARAEIDRLLADGRTPVLVGGSGLYVRGAIDALEFPGTDPEVRARLETELDERGSGVLHARLAVADPDAARAILPSNGRRIVRALEVIEITGRPFTANLPGHDAVYDTLQIGVDVARPELDERIAQRVDRMWEEGLVEEVRALEERGLRTGRTASRALGYQQVLSALAGECTEGEARAETVRATKRFARRQDSWFRRDPRVHWLSGAAADREELPGRALSLVERPVTA is encoded by the coding sequence GTGAGAAGCACAGCCCCCGCACCGCGGGTCATCGCCGTCGTCGGCCCCACCGCGGCCGGAAAGTCCGATCTGGGCGTCCACCTGGCCCGGCAGCTCGGCGGCGAGGTCGTCAACGCCGACTCGATGCAGCTGTACCGCGGGATGGACATCGGCACCGCGAAACTGACCGAGGAGGAACGCGGCGGGGTTCCGCACCACCTGCTCGACATCTGGGACGTCACCGAGACGGCGAGCGTCGCCGAGTACCAGCGACTGGCGCGTGCCGAGATCGACCGGCTGCTCGCCGACGGCCGCACCCCCGTCCTCGTCGGCGGATCGGGACTGTACGTGCGCGGCGCGATCGACGCGCTGGAGTTCCCCGGCACCGACCCCGAGGTCCGCGCCCGGCTCGAGACCGAGCTGGACGAGCGCGGCTCGGGGGTGCTGCACGCACGCCTGGCGGTCGCCGACCCGGACGCCGCCCGCGCGATCCTCCCCAGCAACGGACGCCGGATCGTCCGGGCCCTGGAGGTGATCGAGATCACCGGGCGGCCCTTCACCGCCAACCTCCCCGGCCACGACGCCGTGTACGACACCCTGCAGATCGGCGTCGACGTCGCCCGCCCCGAGCTCGACGAGCGCATCGCGCAGCGCGTGGACCGGATGTGGGAGGAGGGTCTCGTCGAGGAGGTGCGGGCCCTGGAGGAGCGGGGGCTGCGTACCGGGCGCACCGCCTCGCGCGCGCTCGGCTACCAGCAGGTGCTCTCGGCGCTCGCGGGGGAGTGCACCGAGGGGGAGGCACGCGCCGAGACCGTGCGCGCCACCAAGCGTTTCGCGCGCCGCCAGGATTCCTGGTTCCGGCGTGATCCACGCGTGCACTGGCTGAGCGGCGCCGCCGCGGACCGCGAGGAACTTCCGGGCCGTGCTCTCTCGTTGGTCGAACGACCGGTTACAGCCTGA
- a CDS encoding TAXI family TRAP transporter solute-binding subunit gives MLPASSRTGRRRALQGSAALAVVCGLLLWWLLPAGDDGPSGRLTFSTGVKSGVYQRYGDLLQDALAHDLPRVSIDLRTSEGSRQNLERLASGEADFTVATADAVAKYRLDRRPGADRLRGCARLYDDYVQLIVPQGSPVETPADLRGKRVGVGHPGSGVRLIADRVLTAAGLDARRDIEPVSAGIDTVPGRLERGELDAFFWSGGLPTGAIRNLSERFPVRLVPVGDELIGRVHATGDATRYYHSAVIPSDAYPRMGARASVQTVAVANLLVTTDRADPELTERLTRTVIRSRDRIGRQVHPAQLVDLRTAIYTDPLPLHEGARRYYGSAKP, from the coding sequence ATGCTCCCCGCTTCGTCCCGGACCGGACGGCGCCGCGCCCTACAGGGCTCCGCGGCGCTGGCCGTCGTGTGCGGGCTGTTGCTGTGGTGGCTGCTGCCGGCGGGCGATGACGGCCCGAGCGGCCGGCTCACGTTCAGTACGGGCGTGAAGAGCGGTGTGTACCAGCGGTACGGAGACCTGCTCCAGGACGCGCTGGCACACGATCTGCCGAGGGTCTCGATAGATCTCCGTACCAGCGAGGGCTCCCGGCAGAACCTCGAGCGGCTGGCGAGCGGCGAGGCCGACTTCACGGTCGCGACCGCCGACGCGGTGGCGAAGTACCGGCTCGACCGCAGGCCCGGCGCCGACCGGCTGCGCGGCTGCGCGCGGCTGTACGACGACTACGTGCAGCTGATCGTGCCCCAGGGCTCCCCGGTGGAGACCCCCGCCGATCTGCGCGGCAAGCGCGTGGGCGTCGGCCATCCCGGCTCCGGTGTCCGCCTCATAGCGGACCGGGTGCTCACGGCCGCGGGCCTGGACGCCCGCCGGGACATCGAACCGGTGTCCGCCGGCATCGACACCGTGCCGGGCCGGCTGGAGCGGGGCGAGCTGGACGCCTTCTTCTGGTCCGGGGGGCTGCCGACCGGCGCGATCCGGAACCTCTCGGAACGCTTCCCCGTACGGCTGGTCCCGGTCGGCGACGAGCTCATCGGCCGCGTCCACGCGACGGGCGACGCGACGCGCTACTACCACTCGGCGGTGATCCCGTCCGACGCCTACCCCCGGATGGGCGCGCGGGCCTCGGTGCAGACCGTGGCCGTGGCCAATCTGCTCGTCACGACCGACAGGGCGGACCCCGAGCTCACCGAGCGGCTCACCCGGACCGTGATCAGGAGCCGGGACCGGATCGGCCGCCAGGTGCACCCGGCGCAGCTCGTGGACCTGCGAACGGCGATCTACACGGACCCGCTGCCGCTCCACGAGGGCGCCCGGCGCTACTACGGCTCGGCGAAGCCGTAA
- a CDS encoding glutamate ABC transporter substrate-binding protein, which yields MKLRKASAAAAAAVALALTVTACGSGKKDDAAGGGTAGGGDKITIGIKVDQPGIGLKTPDGKFVGFDVDVATYVAKELGYDEGDIVFKETKSADRETAIERGDVKFIVASYSINDKRLAKVDFAGPYLLAHQDILVRADDDSIKSPADLNDKKLCSVTGSTSAQNVKDKLAPKAQLQEYGGYSECLTGLENKVIDALTTDDSILAGYAAQDAFKGKFKLAGFKMSNENYGIGLKKGDTELKEKINKALEKMVQDKSWDKAVEAHFGPAGYKNEPAPKIGDIVK from the coding sequence ATGAAGCTCCGTAAGGCCTCCGCCGCCGCGGCCGCCGCCGTCGCGCTCGCTCTCACCGTCACCGCCTGTGGCTCCGGCAAGAAGGACGACGCCGCGGGCGGCGGTACCGCGGGCGGCGGCGACAAGATCACGATCGGCATCAAGGTCGACCAGCCGGGCATCGGCCTGAAGACCCCCGACGGCAAGTTCGTGGGCTTCGACGTCGACGTGGCCACCTACGTGGCCAAGGAGCTCGGTTACGACGAGGGCGACATCGTCTTCAAGGAGACCAAGAGCGCCGACCGCGAGACGGCGATCGAGCGCGGGGACGTCAAGTTCATCGTCGCCTCCTACTCGATCAACGACAAGCGCCTGGCCAAGGTGGACTTCGCCGGCCCGTACCTGCTGGCCCACCAGGACATCCTGGTCCGCGCCGACGACGACTCCATCAAGTCCCCGGCGGACCTGAACGACAAGAAGCTCTGCTCGGTCACCGGCTCGACCTCGGCGCAGAACGTCAAGGACAAGCTCGCCCCGAAGGCGCAGCTCCAGGAGTACGGCGGCTACTCCGAGTGCCTGACCGGCCTGGAGAACAAGGTCATCGACGCGCTGACCACGGACGACTCCATCCTCGCCGGCTACGCCGCGCAGGACGCCTTCAAGGGCAAGTTCAAGCTCGCCGGCTTCAAGATGAGCAACGAGAACTACGGCATCGGCCTGAAGAAGGGCGACACCGAGCTCAAGGAGAAGATCAACAAGGCCCTGGAGAAGATGGTCCAGGACAAGTCCTGGGACAAGGCCGTGGAGGCCCACTTCGGCCCGGCCGGGTACAAGAACGAGCCCGCTCCGAAGATCGGCGACATCGTCAAGTAG
- a CDS encoding response regulator transcription factor, whose product MRLLLVEDDDHVAAALSAVLARHGFQVTHARNGEEALRAVLPAAAEGTAPFGVVLLDLGLPDQDGYQVCGKIRKLTSTPVIMVTARGDVRSRIHGLNLGADDYVVKPYDTGELLARIHAVSRRTASGEETAPASGSALRLGAVTIELPTRRVSVDGADVQLTRKEFDLLALLAQRPGVVFRREQIISEVWRTSWEGTGRTLEVHVASLRSKLRMPALIETVRGVGYRLVAPAA is encoded by the coding sequence ATGAGACTGCTGCTCGTCGAGGACGACGACCACGTCGCCGCGGCCCTGTCCGCGGTGCTGGCACGGCACGGCTTCCAGGTCACCCACGCGCGCAACGGCGAGGAGGCACTGCGGGCCGTGCTCCCGGCGGCCGCCGAGGGCACGGCGCCCTTCGGCGTCGTGCTGCTCGACCTGGGGCTGCCGGACCAGGACGGCTACCAGGTGTGCGGGAAGATCCGGAAGCTCACCAGCACGCCGGTGATCATGGTCACCGCGCGCGGAGACGTGCGCTCCCGCATACACGGGCTCAACCTCGGTGCCGACGACTACGTGGTGAAGCCCTACGACACGGGCGAGTTGCTCGCCCGCATCCACGCCGTCAGCCGGCGCACCGCCTCCGGCGAGGAGACCGCGCCGGCCTCCGGCAGCGCACTCCGGCTCGGCGCGGTCACCATCGAACTGCCCACCCGGCGCGTCAGCGTCGACGGGGCGGACGTCCAGCTGACCCGCAAGGAGTTCGACCTGCTGGCGCTGCTCGCGCAGCGGCCCGGCGTCGTCTTCCGCCGCGAGCAGATCATCAGCGAGGTGTGGCGCACCAGCTGGGAGGGGACCGGCCGCACGCTCGAGGTGCACGTGGCGTCGCTGCGCTCCAAGCTCCGCATGCCCGCCCTGATCGAGACCGTGCGCGGCGTCGGCTACCGCCTGGTCGCCCCCGCCGCGTAG